A genomic segment from Blastococcus sp. PRF04-17 encodes:
- a CDS encoding DUF3618 domain-containing protein has protein sequence MTSSDPDVIRRQIEDTRRELSYDVDALNEKVNPARVVDRRVTAAKGRMSNLKEKVMGSAQDTSAQAQGMASNAAGSVQNAASNAADTVQNAASSAVGTVQQAPDMAIRQTQGNPLAAGLIAFGVGWLVSSLLPASEKEKQLAQQAESAVKEHKDALLEPAKQAAQEVADQLKPAAQEAVESVKSTAQDAAATVKDEGQTAVQDVQGQAQQSKETVQSKAPTGS, from the coding sequence ATGACCAGCAGTGACCCGGACGTCATCCGGCGGCAGATCGAGGACACGCGGCGCGAGCTCAGCTACGACGTCGACGCCCTCAACGAGAAGGTGAACCCCGCTCGCGTCGTCGACCGGCGGGTGACCGCCGCCAAGGGCAGGATGAGCAACCTCAAGGAGAAGGTCATGGGCAGCGCCCAGGACACCAGCGCCCAGGCGCAGGGCATGGCCTCCAACGCGGCCGGCTCCGTGCAGAACGCCGCGTCGAACGCTGCTGACACGGTGCAGAACGCGGCGTCCAGCGCCGTGGGCACCGTGCAGCAGGCACCGGACATGGCGATCCGCCAGACGCAGGGCAACCCCTTGGCCGCCGGGCTCATCGCCTTCGGTGTCGGCTGGCTCGTCTCGAGCCTCCTGCCGGCGTCGGAGAAGGAGAAGCAGCTGGCGCAGCAGGCCGAGTCGGCCGTCAAGGAGCACAAGGACGCGCTCCTCGAGCCGGCGAAGCAGGCGGCCCAGGAGGTCGCCGACCAGCTCAAGCCCGCCGCCCAGGAGGCCGTGGAGTCGGTCAAGTCGACCGCTCAGGACGCCGCCGCGACCGTCAAGGACGAGGGCCAGACCGCCGTCCAGGACGTGCAGGGCCAGGCACAGCAGTCCAAGGAGACGGTGCAGAGCAAGGCACCGACCGGGTCCTGA
- a CDS encoding response regulator transcription factor translates to MDEAPPAAAGTPDRVRVLVADDEDDIRALVGLAVGKAGCTVVASVADGTAALATARAEQPDLAVLDVSMPGATGLEVCAALREDPATAGIRILLLSAGASRDDVARGLAAGADAYLAKPFQIAALVHQVKALTTRQPA, encoded by the coding sequence GTGGACGAGGCACCGCCCGCCGCCGCGGGGACCCCTGACCGGGTCCGGGTGCTCGTGGCCGACGACGAGGACGACATCCGCGCCCTCGTCGGTCTCGCCGTGGGCAAGGCCGGTTGCACCGTCGTCGCCTCGGTCGCCGACGGGACGGCCGCCCTGGCCACCGCGCGCGCCGAGCAGCCCGACCTCGCCGTCCTCGACGTCTCGATGCCCGGCGCCACCGGCCTCGAGGTGTGCGCAGCCCTGCGGGAGGACCCGGCGACCGCAGGCATCCGCATCCTGCTGCTCTCCGCCGGCGCCTCCCGGGACGACGTCGCCCGCGGTCTGGCCGCCGGCGCCGACGCCTACCTCGCCAAGCCTTTCCAGATCGCCGCGCTGGTGCACCAGGTCAAGGCGCTGACCACCAGGCAGCCCGCATGA
- a CDS encoding sensor histidine kinase, with translation MTVADAAVLGRPAPRVGLRGPASAGPLLERSLPSAAMFAAAAVLVAAGALPVVDGELVLAGLATAFLATLVARLVVRPTGDGGLVVPIAHLGAVGLLSAGTGSPAVLFLLLGPVLALVAAPGRRGVVLAAAGTAAVLLLPTALTSAATVPPAGALLLGPLAVGLGGLAVHEATRRLGIQAAEIVRLEGQREALLTQVQTRADELDVATRMLAARAQTMTSVIDAVTEQSIIGTDVDGVIRVWNPGAEKMLGLRRPDVVRKRSIVEFHLPEELDAAATDAGSGTGLDALVHAAQEHGSDVRDWTYVAADGEERTVSVAVTPRTDDRGVHAGWNFVGTDMTEARATERMKDQFVSLISHELRTPLTSILGYLELVLDDEEQPLTDEQRSYLTTVERNADRLLRLVGDLLFTAQVDAGRFTLEPHDVDLAGVVRAAEETARVTAATAGVEVIVDLPEDPLVVPGDAVRLGQACDNLVSNAVKFTPAGGRVTLSLRAAWRDGAPVAELAVSDTGIGIPGGEQAKLFQRFFRASTARRNAVPGVGLGLAITKAITTAHGGTLDVVSAEGEGTTFTLTLPRA, from the coding sequence ATGACGGTCGCCGACGCCGCCGTCCTCGGCCGCCCGGCACCCCGCGTCGGCCTGCGGGGTCCGGCCTCGGCGGGGCCGCTGCTCGAGCGCTCCCTGCCGTCCGCCGCCATGTTCGCGGCCGCCGCCGTCCTGGTCGCGGCCGGCGCACTGCCGGTCGTCGACGGCGAACTCGTGCTCGCCGGCCTGGCGACCGCGTTCCTCGCCACGCTCGTGGCACGGCTGGTGGTCCGGCCCACCGGGGACGGCGGCCTCGTGGTGCCGATCGCGCACCTCGGCGCCGTGGGCCTGCTGTCGGCCGGCACCGGTTCCCCGGCGGTGCTGTTCCTGCTCCTGGGCCCGGTGCTGGCCCTCGTGGCCGCCCCCGGCCGCCGCGGCGTCGTCCTGGCCGCCGCGGGCACGGCGGCGGTGCTGCTGCTGCCCACGGCCCTGACCTCGGCCGCCACCGTCCCGCCGGCGGGCGCACTGCTGCTCGGCCCGCTCGCGGTCGGGCTCGGCGGGCTCGCGGTGCACGAGGCGACCCGCAGGCTCGGCATCCAGGCGGCCGAGATCGTCCGGCTGGAGGGCCAGCGGGAAGCGCTGCTCACCCAGGTGCAGACCCGCGCGGACGAACTCGACGTCGCCACCCGCATGCTGGCCGCGCGTGCGCAGACCATGACCAGCGTCATCGACGCCGTGACCGAGCAGTCGATCATCGGCACCGACGTCGACGGCGTCATCCGCGTCTGGAACCCCGGCGCCGAGAAGATGCTCGGCCTCCGCCGCCCCGACGTCGTCCGCAAGCGCTCGATCGTGGAGTTCCACCTGCCCGAGGAGCTCGACGCCGCCGCCACGGACGCCGGGTCGGGGACCGGCCTCGACGCGCTGGTGCACGCCGCGCAGGAGCACGGCAGCGACGTCCGCGACTGGACCTACGTGGCCGCCGACGGCGAGGAGCGCACCGTCTCGGTCGCCGTGACCCCACGGACCGACGACCGCGGCGTGCACGCCGGCTGGAACTTCGTCGGCACCGACATGACCGAGGCCCGGGCCACCGAACGCATGAAGGACCAGTTCGTGAGCCTGATCAGCCACGAGCTCCGGACGCCGCTGACCTCGATCCTCGGGTACCTGGAGCTGGTCCTGGACGACGAGGAGCAGCCGCTCACCGACGAGCAGCGCAGCTACCTCACGACCGTCGAGCGCAACGCCGACCGGCTGCTGCGGCTGGTGGGCGACCTGCTGTTCACCGCGCAGGTGGACGCGGGGCGCTTCACGCTCGAGCCGCACGACGTCGACCTCGCCGGCGTGGTGCGCGCCGCGGAGGAGACGGCCCGGGTCACCGCCGCGACGGCCGGGGTCGAGGTGATCGTCGACCTGCCGGAGGATCCGCTCGTCGTCCCCGGGGACGCCGTCCGGCTCGGCCAGGCGTGCGACAACCTGGTGTCCAACGCCGTCAAGTTCACGCCGGCCGGTGGGCGCGTGACGCTGTCGCTGCGGGCCGCCTGGCGCGACGGCGCCCCCGTCGCCGAGCTGGCGGTCAGCGACACGGGCATCGGGATTCCCGGCGGCGAGCAGGCGAAGCTGTTCCAGCGGTTCTTCCGCGCCTCCACCGCGCGGCGCAACGCCGTCCCTGGCGTGGGTCTCGGCCTGGCCATCACCAAGGCCATCACCACCGCCCACGGCGGCACCCTGGACGTCGTCAGCGCCGAGGGCGAGGGCACCACGTTCACCCTCACGCTCCCCCGCGCCTGA
- a CDS encoding CalY family protein, which translates to MSTKTTNSATARKVVGSLGVIGAAAAVAGMGTFGSFTDSTTPVNTTIESGTLDINLTQQGFTVPLTTAGFVPGDSLTRAVNLINAGNVSLSSVTLNTTVATPSVLTTDVTNGLQMAVKSCSVPWTQGGTSTAATYTCGGTERVLASGPAVSSLILNNPASLAAGATDYLTFSISLPASADNTFQGRSAELSLTFIGSQRTGTAR; encoded by the coding sequence ATGAGCACCAAGACCACGAACAGCGCCACCGCCCGCAAGGTCGTCGGCTCGCTCGGCGTCATCGGCGCCGCTGCCGCCGTCGCCGGCATGGGCACCTTCGGTAGCTTCACCGACAGCACCACCCCGGTGAACACCACCATCGAGTCGGGCACGCTCGACATCAACCTGACCCAGCAGGGCTTCACCGTCCCGCTGACCACGGCCGGCTTCGTGCCGGGCGACTCGCTCACCCGCGCCGTGAACCTGATCAACGCCGGCAACGTCTCGCTCAGCTCGGTCACCCTCAACACGACCGTCGCCACCCCCAGCGTCCTCACCACCGACGTGACGAACGGCCTGCAGATGGCCGTCAAGTCCTGCTCGGTCCCGTGGACCCAGGGCGGCACCTCCACCGCGGCCACCTACACCTGCGGCGGCACCGAGCGCGTCCTCGCCTCCGGCCCGGCGGTCAGCAGCCTGATCCTCAACAACCCGGCCTCGCTGGCCGCGGGCGCGACGGACTACCTGACCTTCTCCATCTCGCTGCCTGCCTCGGCCGACAACACCTTCCAGGGCCGGTCCGCGGAGCTGAGCCTGACCTTCATCGGCAGCCAGCGCACCGGCACCGCCCGCTGA
- a CDS encoding signal peptidase I has protein sequence MTTVLPVRPGAATELPPGADERSSAGRRAGRAAQLLGRLVVRAVPWLVRGAMVAAVLIFAVLALGPHLLGYRTMTMLTASMAPEIDPGDVTVVTPISVSEVTEGMVIAYHKPIDDRSLVTHRVVSVEKTNGTVTVQTKGDANDAIDPWTATLEGDTAYEVRAVIPELGHLIQALRAPVVTEVLLYGAPTLLVGWVLLTIWRPTPTEDDEEQS, from the coding sequence ATGACCACCGTCCTCCCTGTCCGCCCGGGGGCAGCCACCGAGCTGCCCCCGGGAGCGGACGAGCGCTCCTCCGCCGGCCGCCGGGCCGGCCGGGCCGCCCAGCTCCTGGGCCGCCTCGTGGTTCGCGCAGTCCCGTGGCTGGTCCGCGGAGCCATGGTGGCCGCCGTCCTGATCTTCGCCGTCCTGGCCCTCGGGCCGCACCTGCTCGGCTACCGCACGATGACCATGCTGACCGCGAGCATGGCTCCGGAGATCGACCCGGGTGACGTCACCGTCGTCACGCCGATCTCGGTCTCCGAGGTCACCGAGGGCATGGTGATCGCCTACCACAAGCCCATCGACGACCGCAGCCTCGTCACCCACCGGGTCGTCTCGGTGGAGAAGACGAACGGAACCGTCACCGTCCAGACCAAGGGCGACGCGAACGACGCGATCGACCCGTGGACGGCGACGCTCGAGGGAGACACCGCCTACGAGGTGCGTGCCGTGATCCCCGAGCTGGGCCACCTGATCCAGGCCCTGCGGGCCCCGGTCGTCACCGAGGTCCTGCTCTACGGCGCCCCGACCCTCCTGGTCGGCTGGGTCCTCCTGACCATCTGGCGCCCCACCCCCACCGAGGACGACGAGGAGCAGTCATGA
- a CDS encoding Hpt domain-containing protein, giving the protein MYADALPARLSAIAAGTRLGDAPAVVSAAHTLAGTSGQLGHPEVASICREIAADARRGVMAHARVVQLQELALAV; this is encoded by the coding sequence ATGTACGCCGACGCGCTGCCGGCGCGGTTGTCGGCCATCGCGGCCGGCACCCGCCTCGGCGACGCCCCGGCCGTCGTGTCGGCCGCGCACACGCTGGCCGGCACCAGCGGACAGCTCGGGCATCCCGAGGTGGCCTCCATCTGCCGGGAGATCGCCGCGGACGCCCGCCGAGGCGTCATGGCGCACGCCCGCGTCGTCCAGCTCCAGGAGCTCGCCCTCGCGGTCTGA
- a CDS encoding response regulator transcription factor → MQHNHDDRPTVTPPLPVALVVDDSFAARARIAQLLLLGGWRVQQAVGMDDALRLAALIGPELVVTDMVMRRGHGATLMRRLREQGCTARFLVVTARRTQQVRALAASSGALACLGKPVDPRLFVDVMRGLSATLAPRRPPSRRPPRPLPSPARARPRCT, encoded by the coding sequence ATGCAGCACAACCACGACGACCGGCCCACCGTCACGCCGCCGCTCCCGGTCGCGCTGGTGGTGGACGACTCGTTCGCCGCCCGCGCCCGGATCGCCCAGCTGCTGCTGCTCGGCGGCTGGCGCGTCCAGCAGGCGGTCGGCATGGACGACGCCCTGCGGCTGGCCGCGCTGATCGGGCCCGAGCTCGTCGTGACCGACATGGTGATGCGCCGCGGGCACGGGGCCACCCTCATGCGGCGGCTGCGCGAGCAGGGCTGCACGGCCCGCTTCCTGGTCGTGACCGCCCGTCGCACCCAGCAGGTCAGGGCGTTGGCCGCCTCCTCCGGTGCACTGGCCTGCCTGGGCAAGCCGGTGGACCCGCGACTGTTCGTCGACGTGATGCGCGGGCTCTCAGCGACCCTCGCGCCGCGGCGGCCGCCGAGCCGGAGACCGCCGCGCCCGTTGCCGAGTCCGGCGCGCGCACGACCGAGATGTACCTGA